In Necator americanus strain Aroian chromosome IV, whole genome shotgun sequence, the following proteins share a genomic window:
- a CDS encoding hypothetical protein (NECATOR_CHRIV.G17084.T2): protein MNEDISYEEHVQQNNQRLISIKMSLMEGNTFPSACSELTQWCGDQRAFSSYFEENLLAALQVAVENGTKDGFDFALAHQLISACFAHRKLLSKDSATRINRWYEQFRRLKKSGGKRKKKSDSSESATPLLRDRNIEEVKVSESSSSKYYTNDDHFNEDQKILLRFARRDYTFRLDRNFNLVLLIAAG from the exons ATGAACGAAGACATCTCGTATGAGGAGCATGTACAGCAGAATAACCAAAGATTGATATCTATTAAAATG AGTCTGATGGAGGGGAACACATTCCCATCCGCCTGTAGTGAGCTAACTCAGTGGTGTGGAGACCAACGTGCATTCTCTTCATATTTCGAGGAGAATCTTCTTGCCGCACTGCAG gTCGCTGTAGAGAACGGTACTAAAGATGGTTTTGACTTTGCTCTCGCTCATCAGCTCATTTCTGCATGCTTCGCTCACCGTAAACTGCTCAGCAAGGACAGTGCCA CTCGCATTAACCGCTGGTACGAACAGTTCCGGCGATTGAAGAAGAGTGGCGGAAAgcggaagaagaaaagcgatTCATCTGAAAGTGCTACTCCTCTTCTAAGAGACCGGAACATCGAAGAGGTTAAAGTATCCGAAAG CAGCAGTTCTAAATATTACACTAATGACGACCATTTCAATGAGGACCAAAAAATACTGCTGAGATTTGCTCGTCGTGATTATACCTTCCGCTTGGATCGCAACTTCAATTTAGTACTCCTGATCGCGGCCGGATAA
- a CDS encoding hypothetical protein (NECATOR_CHRIV.G17086.T1) — MREEIVTKKYGNKGMTPSVSNTYYALETPRLTSEVPEDNDVLPETVTDSTKQGEVRKPRRKGTNLYGRPYCPGRPLSMAERRRIIELHMSGMKVNAISKTLCISHGCVSKIISRYRQTGILSPASSPEQRRSRRKKNESPPVETQEYKPDFKHDYSNSDYVTHDFRMHYATAAHPSEMAMQHYMIPEQMLVPDYPQPVLL, encoded by the exons ATGCGGGAGGAAATCGTTACGaagaaatatggaaataaG GGGATGACACCTTCAGTGTCGAACACTTACTATGCCCTGGAAACACCCAGATTAACCTCAGAAGTGCCAGAAGATAATGACGTGTTGCCAGAAACGGTCACCGATTCGACGAAACAAGGAGAGGTCAGAAAGCCTCGGAGAAAAG GAACAAATCTTTACGGACGCCCATACTGCCCTGGTAGACCGCTGTCGATGGCGGAACGACGGCGAATAATTGAACTGCATATGAGTGGCATGAAAGTTAACGCGATCTCCAAGACATTGTGTATATCGCATGGTTGTGTGAGCAAGATCATCAGCAG ATACCGGCAAACGGGGATTTTGTCGCCAGCATCTTCACCTGAACAACGAAGAAGTCgtcgaaagaaaaacgaatcgCCTCCAGTCGAGACGCAAGAATACAAGCCAGACTTCAAGCACGACTATTCAAATTCTGACTACGTGACACATGACTTTCGTATGCATTACGCTACTGCAGCGCATCCCTCTGAGATGGCTATGCAGCACTATATGATCCCGGAACAGATGCTTGTGCCTGACTATCCTCAGCCAGTATTGCTGTGA
- a CDS encoding hypothetical protein (NECATOR_CHRIV.G17086.T2), producing MTPSVSNTYYALETPRLTSEVPEDNDVLPETVTDSTKQGEVRKPRRKGTNLYGRPYCPGRPLSMAERRRIIELHMSGMKVNAISKTLCISHGCVSKIISRYRQTGILSPASSPEQRRSRRKKNESPPVETQEYKPDFKHDYSNSDYVTHDFRMHYATAAHPSEMAMQHYMIPEQMLVPDYPQPVLL from the exons ATGACACCTTCAGTGTCGAACACTTACTATGCCCTGGAAACACCCAGATTAACCTCAGAAGTGCCAGAAGATAATGACGTGTTGCCAGAAACGGTCACCGATTCGACGAAACAAGGAGAGGTCAGAAAGCCTCGGAGAAAAG GAACAAATCTTTACGGACGCCCATACTGCCCTGGTAGACCGCTGTCGATGGCGGAACGACGGCGAATAATTGAACTGCATATGAGTGGCATGAAAGTTAACGCGATCTCCAAGACATTGTGTATATCGCATGGTTGTGTGAGCAAGATCATCAGCAG ATACCGGCAAACGGGGATTTTGTCGCCAGCATCTTCACCTGAACAACGAAGAAGTCgtcgaaagaaaaacgaatcgCCTCCAGTCGAGACGCAAGAATACAAGCCAGACTTCAAGCACGACTATTCAAATTCTGACTACGTGACACATGACTTTCGTATGCATTACGCTACTGCAGCGCATCCCTCTGAGATGGCTATGCAGCACTATATGATCCCGGAACAGATGCTTGTGCCTGACTATCCTCAGCCAGTATTGCTGTGA